One part of the Acetonema longum DSM 6540 genome encodes these proteins:
- a CDS encoding phage holin family protein encodes MDCVQKLIRMLKNGLENIMDFWPVKVLASALSSAFVFLFGGSEVIFAVVVVFVLLDTLTKWAAITKKYLLSIGVSAESINAWTIFWGFWSAWRPGFLTSTELRQRWSEKIFTYVVLVVCAGLVTKLPEIILFGTPVNRSISGGIYTVIALTELISITENLEQMGNTRLAQLKQIFATLANRVTGGNFNLPVPGSDKKEK; translated from the coding sequence TTGGATTGTGTACAAAAACTTATTCGGATGCTCAAAAATGGTCTTGAAAACATTATGGACTTTTGGCCAGTAAAGGTATTGGCGTCAGCACTATCATCTGCATTTGTGTTTCTTTTCGGAGGCAGCGAGGTTATATTCGCTGTCGTTGTTGTGTTCGTGCTGCTGGATACGCTGACGAAATGGGCGGCGATCACAAAAAAATATTTACTCAGTATCGGTGTATCGGCTGAATCTATTAACGCATGGACGATATTTTGGGGCTTTTGGAGTGCCTGGCGGCCGGGGTTTCTGACCAGCACTGAACTGCGACAGCGATGGAGTGAGAAGATATTTACCTATGTGGTGCTGGTCGTCTGCGCCGGCTTAGTCACGAAACTACCGGAAATTATATTGTTTGGAACACCGGTGAACCGGTCTATTTCCGGAGGAATTTATACGGTTATCGCGCTCACGGAATTGATATCGATCACTGAGAACCTGGAGCAAATGGGGAATACACGTCTGGCGCAGCTGAAACAGATTTTTGCCACATTGGCAAACCGGGTCACCGGCGGTAATTTTAATCTGCCAGTGCCTGGCAGCGATAAGAAGGAGAAGTAG